Genomic window (Falco cherrug isolate bFalChe1 chromosome 4, bFalChe1.pri, whole genome shotgun sequence):
GGTGTTCACAAGCCGCGTTGGGCTCGGCCCTCTCCATGTCAGCCCATCCTTTGGGTAAGGACACTGGTTTTCTTGGGCTGCATCGCGCTCTTTCAAGGACGGATCCACTTCACAGCAGAAATATCAATTAGTATCAAATTAATGCTCACCCCCTCTTTGTGCATCTGCTGTGACTCTGAAATATtaccttcattaaaaaaacaaactcccAAACTGCCACAGCTGTCTGATTTCACGCGTGCACTCCTATCTGCTTCAGAGGGATTACATGGGCATTAATTAATTCAAGACTGGGTCCCTTTACCAgtttatatactttttaaacagttttaactTACCACAGTCAAGCAGCTAAAGCATTTTACAGCCAGGTGGAAAATCATCATTGTTTCACCAccgtattaaaaaaaaaaaaaaaagtaaattatttatatgGCTGTTAAGTAGGGGTGGAGTATGCAAAGCTTTATCTTGTCATGATTTAAATCCCAGGCAGTGTTCAGTTTGGAAATTACACCAGATGGATTCCAGAGTGCAGCTCAAGGTCATCTAAATACTGTGCTCTGCTCCAAACCGTAAGCATGATCATCACAAACCACACAAAGCCATCAACAGAAATTTAATACACTGTCAGATACTCGGTGATCTTCTGAAAGAGCACTTACATGCTCCTTACCCTCGAGTGCAAGGACACAAATAGCCCTTGTTTAAAAGCAATACGGGAGGAAGGAAATCTCTCCGCGTGTCGGTATCATAGGAAAAGTGCATTTATGCTGTTGCTttgtaaataaatgctttataaGAGCTGGTTGTTCGATAGCCAGATGGTTCAGTTAGTGTTGGCTTATTCTAGGCGAGTTAAGTCACTCACCTGCAACTGGAGACAGAGCGCTCACTCTCAGGAGTTACACACAGTATCCTGGGCAGTACGTACGGGGTAATCCATcacccaaacaacccaaaacacacaGACCTAACCCTATGGGGAacttccccctccctcttttttttttttgttttttaatgaaaccatTTACACTCAACTAATAACTTTTACCAAACTGCGGGTTTTAAGACTTAATAGAGAGATGTCACTAATGAGTAATAGACGAGTGGGTGTCAGCTGCTCTATTTTTGCCATGGCGCGCCCCAGCACGGCGCCCTGCCTGCAGCCGCCTCCCCGCAcgtgctgctgaggctgcctcAAGGTGACGGTGCCACCGCTACGGCAGCAGGTCCGCAGCACCCGAGAGCAGCCCCGTGAGCCTCACGTTTAACTTCTGCACAGAATagggcgctttttttttttaagcacaaaaaGCACCATTATGCATTTCAGAGAAAGGTGGTCAATGGCTTCTCTCTAACAAGGCGCTGTTTTACAGAGGCTGGCTAATGCTTCTGAACACTGTTCCACCTGCTGCCTTTGACACAGCCATtcacccttcccctgccttAAATTATCATTTTTACACCTTTCATCATTATAGCTTACATACACCTGGAGTTCCTACTTTTCTTGCCACCTCCTCAAAGGCAGTGCTCCAAAGTTTGGGAAATGCCAGGTTACCCAGATCACGCTAAAGACTAATATCAAACAAGGAAGCACTTCCACTCAGCCTTTTTACCTCCAACCAAGGCAATTCGCCTTTCTATTAGGACAAAGCCGGTATTTCCAACAAAACCCAGTTTTTCTGGAACACAAAGTCTAAAAAACTAATGTATTAGTTCACTGAGCCACTGCATCTGCTGACTCAAACTAATACCGCGTTTACCAATATGCTACGGAAATGATGTGGGAATGTGTACTTGGGGAAGAATATTTAGCAAAGCACTTAAACTCAGCACATTTAGAGATTTCCGTGTAGATCTGTTAAGTGTATCTTTTCACAAAGGATTGGAACCTTTTAAATATCTTGAGGAAATGGCAAGACCTCCAATCactttgaaatttcaaaatatttgttcctCCAATGACTATTATATAAACCCAGTACAAAGTCTTGCTGAGGAATCATTCTCTATGTAggtcaggaaaaggaaaggcaacTCGTATGTAGTCTTGTAAGGGACAGAAGCGGATACAGAAATctaagtgtatttttaattttcctgccCGTTTCCCTCAAGCAGCAACGGATTTTTCCAGATGTAGAGAAAACAGCGTTTGCAGATATGtacaaaagtttattttacaAACAGCAACTACTTTTGAATAACAAAATTGCAAAAACATAGACCAATATTAGAAAACCAGCTCAGGGGTACATTTTCTATCTGAAGCACAATTTAACAGACTTCACTAAGTAAAAATACTACCCCCCTACTTCTCTCACACCCCTCCCCAGCCATCTACCAGATGGAGTTTCTTTATAAAGCTTTGAGTCAAGATATGGTAACAACATTAGTGACACTGCAGTAATTTTGGACAACTACAATTAATTGATTTACTgtactttatttccttttcctagcCTTAGAAATAGAAAGTCAGCTCAGATCTGGAATAAGACTTAAGTCTGATTCTGGAGAAATTTTTTCTCCAGTAAGTGTTGAGCCACAAcatttgtgtttgattttgttaCACCACTAGCCCACTAGTCCTATTTCTCAGTCAGGGAAAAAGCAAGTACTTAAAACTATGAAACTGCAACAAGCATTACCTTGAGTTAGCAATGAAGTATTTGTTCAGGACTCTGAAATGGCTGCTACTGTTAGAAACCTGTTTGTAAATGTATACTGACTTCAGTAATAAAAGTACTTAATGTTAAAAAGCATAAGAAGCTTACAAAATATTGATTCAAAAGGATTACGTGCACACATTTTTTCATTGAACTACAAGAGTAGCAGAGTGTGCAAGTCCAGAATTTTGGGTTCTTCTAGAAAGTGAAAAACCTGTATGACAAATTCAGTTTTAGGAACCTGTGTACAAATGTCTTACTCAGCTGTTCATGGACAGAAATGGAGGGCATCATTACAGTCTTCGAACTTCACTTTGAACTCGCTTTTCATGTTTCAGAAAAGTACCAAGAGCAAATTTGGGATAGCTTAATTCAATCAAAGACAGTATGAATTGACGTCTAAGCAAGAAATTACcacttttaattttcaaagctgttggGTCTTgatgagattttttaaaaaaatcatttttaatatttgaaaacattagAGAAAACGAAAGCATCTCAAGATATTACAGAAAGTCAGTAATGAAAGCTATTATAATACAACAGTACTCATTAGCTGTAATAAAGCTGGGTTAGTCCATTTTTCACTATAGACCCCACTTTTCAGGTTACATTATGCCAttaaaaaactgtttcttaGTACACAACTTtctaaacactgaaaaactttacaaattgttttaaattaactcAATCAGAATATTGCAAAAATTTCTCAATGCTCTTCAGCTTAAATTGATGGGATTTTTGCAAACCATTTACCTGTAACATGGAGTAATTTTTGGTATTGAAGTTTACTTTGAAAGTATTGTCCATGCTTTTTATCAGGCATACCAGTATTTTTGTAGTCATATCACTTCAACAATATATAGTTCAATACCTGCAATATCAGTATCTGATATTCCCTATGGCAAATGGGATACATCTACAGACATTTTATAAAGGAACCattattgtttgttttctcaaaaaatcaTCATCACATAAGTTTTCTAAAAAGTGTTTTGAACAAACTCATTATATACTCAGTTTACAACATTCAGCTTCAACATGTGTGTTGAAGTGTGCCAAGCACTGTAATACGAGCTGAACTGAAATtcaaaaagcattcagaaacactttttttagaCTCTTAAGAACATTGCTGTTTATCAGAAAATTCGCTTTTCAGACAAGTCTGATATTACGATCAGAACTCATTCATCACACTTTTGCTCACTGCTTGTCAGTTTGACAATTCCCACCGTGTACAATCTCACCCTTCTCAGCAGACTTCCGTAACGTCACAGTACAGGAAGGATTAAGACAGAGTGGCACTCTTTGTTTTCATCACCTAGCTGTTGTGTATATACTGTATATAATGCAACAGTCAACAAACAAGACAGCATGGAACCCATCTTCCagcattaaaaaagcattttaataaactAGAAATGGCAGCCTttttaagaaattttcttcacagttttatAATTGCTAGCACATATTTAATAGTGACAGGCAGGAAGCCCCAAGGTGTTGATAAACATACTTGAAGACAGTACTGATTGCTGCATCCAGAAAAGTGGTGGCAGCAAATTCAGCTAAGTGTCATTCATGGCTTGGAAGATCCAattcaaggaaataaaacctTCCCCCCCACCCATTTGTAAAAGTAGCATTTGACAGAAAAAAGCCAacccaaaataataatactaataaaaaaaatatcagttgaGTTCAGTACTTCTCTCCATAAGCAGTCAGTTGAATTGGTAAAGTTTCAGCAAACTCAGTAAACATCCTTCAACATCAGTTGTGACGCTGTCAAAAGAGTTTTTTCCTAacagaatactgaaaaaaaattattaaatacagtTTCCATCGTCAAAGAAACCTTTTCAGCTATATCTGCTGCTTTCACTAGGACTTCGATTGTTGGAGTAACTGCGATCGCTTTCACTGTCAGAGCCATAAGATCtacaaagaaaagattaaaatgccTCAAAGTTGTATTTCGagcttcaaattaaaaatcacatcacataaaaaaaaattgtcaagaCACATGAGACTAGAAGAAAACATACAGGTAGTCTTTTACAGGATCGTATTTCATATAACCGAAGTATTCATTAATGGAcacttaaaattaatataatcatTAACTCTATGCGATGAGAACCCTGTGTAATTCAAGTCAAACTGTTTGTAACGACAGGATTTCTTGCCTTCTCTGATACAGCTAAGAAATCTTCCAAAATAACCATTTTTCTAAATGCCGATAGCTGACTGAAAGTATATTCTAACAATTTATATTGCAAGCATTTCTCAACTAAGGTAACTTCACAAATCCTTGCTTTATATTACTgctattttttgtttgaagaagGGTCTTAAGAATTAGGCCCTGTAACAAACAACAGGACTGTGTGAGCATCTGCAGAGTGGAAGCTAtagattaaaatgttttggcttATCCAGAAGAATTCCAAGCTCAGCACCTGGCCAAACAGCAAGACAGAGTCCAGATGGTTTCAGACAAGCCACAGGACATATTCAAAttacacagaataaaattacaCAGAATAAACTTTCATTAGATTTTTCTAGCCTCCTGCCTGTGAGGAAAGCTTTCTAAATGGAAGGTGAGTGTATCCTAATCGAACATTGTTTCTCTGAAGCTTCCCAACATCCTAAACCAATAATTTTACAAGTCTATTTCCACACTCTGGTTAATCTCATTAATTTCTCCTTAAACACAAGATGAAAGTTGTCTACTACTGTCAGAATTAAACAGGGAAATGGGTGAGAGCAAAGTCCATTAAGATGTGGTACAAAGTTGTGGAAAAAATGAGTACGAGGACAGCAGAGGATGAAAATTTACAGTAGTCTTAAGAGATCTGCCAGATTTACCACTGACTAATGTGGGATATAATAAAAGGTACAAAAGAAATCACTGATGTTCACTATATgtaagtgtgtgtatatatatatgtacacacacacatcctgTTCCACTTCTGATATTTGTGAAATGTGCTCACTTATACCTATAATTATAATTCCCCCTAGACAGAACAGAATGAAATTTGTTCTAAATTCATCAGAAGCACAGTGGATTTGCAGGtcaaaatgttctttcaaaatatgttccagaaagttaaaaattaattctgcatagcactgcaatttttaatttcccttccagatttttttttttaaatccactttTGCAGTCTAAGCAAAAAACACTTTATCGGCCAATGGAATTCTTTACATACCAGGTAGCTTTTAATCCATAACAGGGCACTTGAGTCAAATCTTGAGAGCTAGTTCATTATagtttttaagaaacatttaaaattataaaaaaaccctcaaacatGCTTATTTTGAATGCATATATACAATGAACTGGACCCTTCTCAGATCTGTCTTACACCAATTTCTTCCCCATCCTCAAATTTAGTATGTCAGAAATTCCAATTTCCTCACTCACACACTTGCTCTAATTATTATTGgttttaattattacttttgGTAACAATGTATTTCATACGCTATGGAgaacccccccacacacattAGCCTTCATGAACATCATAAACATGTATTTAGCAAATCCTTTTGCATCAATACAGTGTCAAAGCCATGGTAGCAAAAACATACCTGGACCTTCTATCGTAACTTCTAGATCTTCGATAGCTGTCACTCCTTTTACTTCTACTTCTACTTCTGCTATAGTAACTATCATACGTGTATGACCTACtttaaagggaaaaggaaactATTGTAAATCTACAATTTCTTGTCTAAAATGCTATTTACTATAAATGTAGGTTCTAAAGACATTTATATGCAGAGATGAGTGGCtacacagaaattactttggAAGGATGTGGCAAACAATAATCCTACATTTTACAGAAGTTTAAACACAAGAATCTTCAAACCAAcagtaaaaatctgaaatttatcAACCTAGAAAAGACCTACTAAGCATTTCAAGTTAAGTTTAAACGCGCTAAGCTTTGTGTTCCCTCTACAAACTGTAGATGCagtaaaaaaatcttgtttgctaatacttctgaaaacaaggaGCAAAGTGCTTCTGATacctcaattttattttaacaataaaaagtaATAGTGAATACATTTCCCATCTCAGATAATCACCTTTAATGCCAGGATGATTTggttattttcagcttttaaaagcaccttatgttaattttgctttgattcAAGTTGCTATCATGATATTATGTTTTTAAGTACCAGTGATAAGGAGTATTCTTATACTAAGTATTTTTACAGTAAGTGTATCTATTGTCAAGTTTGTATAAAACTATAATCCATACCTGGATCGACTGTGATGACCATAAGAACTACTTCTGGATCTACTTCTACTATAGGTTCGActgacaaaaacaaaaacacagagaCATTTTAAGTTAATCAGAAACAAGTGCTGAGAAGAACTCAGGGTAGAAGGGCAGTGAGAGGAGAGGAACATATTTTGCTCAGAATTCCTTATCTATActacaaaatattaaatgaaataatttttcagttacagaaaacattGACGTCTGACTATTCTAGTTTGCACATTTCAAGCAGATACTTCAGACTGCAGTATGCATAGCTAAGCACATTTCCAACTTGCCCAGAGCCTGAAGCACTGGAATGCTGTGCCTAATTTACTGGTTTTGTAATACACCCCAAAACTATCTCCACTTATGTAAACCTACCTACGACTCTTGTAACTGTGGTAAGAACTGCTTCGACTTCTTGACCGATCTCTACTATACCATCCTCTGCTTCGGCTTCTTGTATAGCTCCTTGACCTAAAATCAATgaacaactttaaaaagcacaaaatggaATATAACggaagagaagagcagcagaaaacaggaagcaAAAGTATTCTAAAGCCTTATCTTAAGCTAAACATTTATTGCATACTTGCTAAATGATACAgtgctgtttaaaagaaaaatctgagttgaaaaagaaacacatgtcttaaaaatatcagaaactCCAAGTTAGCACGGTAGGCTATAGGAGTAGCACAAACTTCTTACCTATATGAATATGTAGAACTTCGGGATCGACTCCTTGAGTGACTGTAAGATACGGACCTTGTTCTGTGTCTGGATTTAGACTCCGATTTACTTCGTGACCTACTGAGACTCCTGGAGGGGCTATTGTCATCTCTACTGGGAGATTCTTCCTCACTGGAACTTTCTTGGTTCCTTGGCCTTCGATTTAGCCGTGCTGTTTTTCTAACTTCATCAAACAGAGATCCAGgtcttactttatttttagcttttatttcaaTTCTTAAACCTGCTGGTTTAGGCTCTGATGCTGAAGCTacatttttaacttctgcagCAGGACTAATTGTTGCTGGCTGTAAATTACCAACACCTTGCAACGGCTTCCATTTATTATCTGTCATATTGCTTTGCGTATTTTCAGTAACTTCACTTTTTATACTACAGTCCTTAGCACTAGACACAGGAGCAGAGTTATTTTCTTGccttcctgcttctttttcttctttaatattaataaagtCTATAATATTGTTTCCTAGCTTGACAGTATCTTGTTCAGGGGTCTCAACCTGTAAATCTTTGTTTCTACTAGCACTTAAAGCCTGAGGTTTAGCAGAGAGAATGACAGGAGACAAAACGTCCACATCAACCTTCCCTGGTGAATTACGATCAGGAGTACAAATCTCCATGTTGTCATCTGTCTGAATAACATCTTCCAATCCGTTCTGGTTACTTTCCTCAGCCTGTTTAATCTCATTCTTGCAAGTGATCACATTTATTCCTGAGTTTAAAATACTGGTTGAAGCATTTATTTCAATGCTATCCTTATTGAGGTTACTGCGATCTGGTGAGGCACCACATGTAGTGTTTTTACCTAAAAGGTTTTCATCCGCACAAGCCTTTTCACCATTCCCCATTTTATCTTTGACTATTTCATCCTTTTCATAAACTTGCTTTTTATCCTTTATGTCCCTGGTAGGCTGCCTCTCTTTTTTATCATCACTGGTAAGTGGCTTTTCATTTATCTCATCATCATCTTCTTCACCAAACTCCAGAGGGGGTTGccaatgaaacatttcttttcttttctgaactttgtgtttcttctcctttttcccttttgatttttcttttgcttttttggagTGTGattttttaagagattttttcaagccctgtttgtgtttttttgacTTTCCTCTAATGTTTGTTGAGCTAGAACGAGAACTCTCAGATTCAGAAGATGACAACTGTTTGCTTGTCTTCCATGTACAATCAGAATCCAGAAAGCCTTCTGAAGAATTTGATTGCTTTTTTATCCTTTTGGTGACGCTAAGCTCTGTATCAGATCCTGATGTggcctctccttcctctttaCTAGAGGAGGGTCTGGAATCTCCCCTATTATGTCTTGCCTCTCCTCTTTCAGAATTTGATTCAGAGTCCCATTTACTACCCGAATAGGATTTTCGTTTAGTTTTTGCACCACCTCTAGGCTGCTCAGAAGATTTCTCcttagctgctttctttttagcATGATCAGAATCCTGCTCACACTTAAatttctcctcccctctctcagAACTTAAGCTATTTTTATCCTGCTTCTGAGTATCTCCTTCTAATCGAAAACGGCCTTCTTTTTCTTGGACTACTTTCATTTTGGCAGAACGCTCACTGTCAGTAGAGAAGTCTGAAGATGATAAACTGTCACTCTCTTTCAGTCCTTGAGAAGATTCATCGTAGTCTTTTGTACACTTATAAGGGAGAGTACTTTCAGAGCTCGTTTCTTGCCTCAGTTTAAGAGACCGAGCTTTTTGATCACTTGatatggattttcttttgtttctgtgtctaTCATCATCACTAAGGGAATAGTAAGATGTTGATTCACTACAACCTGACCTATCACTGTGGTATTTACTCAGTGACGGTGATCTGCCAGAAGAACGAGATTTTGTCCTAGAGCTAGATGGACTTCTGGATCTCGTGTAAGATCTTGAGTATGACCTGCTTCGAGAGGACCTGCTTCTTGATCTCTGCCAACTATCTGAGCTTCTGTCACTACGATATTTGGAATAACCGCTTCGATCGCTATCAGAACTCCTTTGTTGCTTACGATATGAGGAAGAAGTGTTAGCCTCTTTAACAACTACTAAATTGTAATTAGTTTGTGTGGGTATTAAATGGGTTGTTTTAGCTTTCATCTCCTGAATTCTCTCATAAGATGGCTTCCATGGTTTCTGCCCAGGTTTCCACCTTGAAGGCGGTGGACTATCACTTAAGGGTATAACAGGGAGGTTTTCTGGGACAACTGGTGGTACGACAACTTTATCACTTGGGAGTATAACTGCTCTTACAGGCTCAGCAGTCTTGCTcaacttattttcatttaatcgTACTGAAATGTTTCGTGGAGAATTGGAAACTGTCTTTTGATGCCTAGGGTTAGAACTTGACCTTGACCTACTTCGAGAACGTGACGATTTAGAGGCTGATCTTGATCTAGAACTTCTTCGGGAATAAGATCTTGATTTAGACCTAGATCTGGACCTGTAGTATGACCGAGTCCCTCTGCTTGATAAAGTTGATGAGCTCTGATCTTCCTTATCAGATTTAGACCAGTCTCTTCTGGATGAACGTCTAGAAGACAATGAAGAAGAACGAGATTTCCTCTCATGATCACAAGATGATTTTCTCCTCCTGAGGAAGGAATGAGAAGATTCTACATCTGATGAggctgatgttttcttttttttcatttgcttgtgcgtcttgaaatgcttttgctttttagatttctttttatgtttcaccttctttttctctttcctgtgctttttgtgATGGCTAGAATATCTCACAGTACTTAGATCAGAATAACCGTTATGTGACCAGGATCTTGATCTCCGGGATGCACTTCTTTCATCCCATCTGCTTGTACATGGGTCACTCAACCTAGAAAACAAATAAGCCCCACACTAAGTGAAGAGTCTAAAATTTTCAGATAAGCTAAGTATTTTCCCCACTTTCAATGCagctcagttttaaaaaaattaacatacaCGCTCCCCTCCTTTACTACCAGACAACTGTGTTTTGACTGAGCTTGTCAGAGCTACTTACAGAGAGCTACTTCTCTGTAAGAAATGAATCAGCCAACATCAGCAAATTTTGCATATTGTAGAACCTGTGTAAAGAGATTTAGTGTTTTAACTACCTTAGTCCACAGGACTTTGACCTCCGCAACTACAGGATTCTTAAACcacatttaaatacaaattttaaaacatcttattTGGTATTCTTTAAGGTGGTACACTGCAATACAGTGATAAACTGAATGCACTCAGGATATAAAAAGAACTATCAGAAACACATGCAATCATTCAAtaatgatttttcagttttccttttgaggTTTATCTATCATCATTTGATAGAAGCTCATATTTAGTATCAAGTAACCAGAAATTCCAGAGACCTGGCTTCCATCACAGAATTTGCAATTGTAGGGAGAACATATATATCTAGAACAATACAGGACTGATGGATTTGATTGTCTTGGTATCCAAAGAAGCCATATAACCAAGTTTGAGACTAAAGGAAATCTGACTTGACTAGCTCTATGGAAAGCAACAGGACACTGGACAGATCAGTTAACTACTTATTTAAGAAGTATCCAAGATGGCACCGTCAGAAACAACtcttctgatatttttcagtgtgtgttcATCTGGTGTCACATTAACAAAGTAGAAAGGTTTTAAGAAAGTTTTCCACTTctaattttcagaatttaaatggAATGTGTTAACCACAaagatatttacattttttattcaaaCATGGAAGACATGGTATATCTACAAAATCTATTAAGGCTTCTGTAAAAAACCCAAGGTGTTTTAGATTTGTAGTAAGGATCTTACTTATCGCCTTTGCTCCATTTTTCTCCACTAGGTGGTCTGTACGTTCGTAATCTCTGCATTTCCTCTTTCCAGTGAGGAGGGGTCTCACTGCTCTCGTCATCATCTGATTCGGAACACGATCGTGATCGAGGGGGTGTGTGATATCGCTATGCAAGCAAAGACAGACAGTTgcataatgcatttttctttaaaaagagacCAGTTAATTTAGATAAATATATGGTGCCTCTTAGACAGATTTTGCATGCATCTTGTAACACAGGCCAGTCAACATTATGCACACAGGGtccacaaagaaaacacaagttcTAGCTTTCCTGACAAAAACACCCTGTTTTGGTATGCATACATCCTTCGTGTGAGAGTGGATTATACAGCTAGCTGCCTTTTCATACTCTGCAAACATTTATCATAACTTGAGAGGGGCCAGCAGTTAACccattttttcaaaacacaagagGAAGAATCAAGGAACAGGTCATGGATTCCCTTCATGTAACCCACTTGGAAAAACACAATTATCGCAGATAAccaagtggtttttttttaggataCTAAAGCACAGATGTTTCACTTCAGTTAGCAGACACTTAAGTGCTTGTACGAGTAAAGACAAGCCCTATTTCAAAAGTTACTGCTGTTCAGATCTTCAGAAACGAGAACCCAGTTTAAGACACttcccaaggggaaaaaaaacaaccccaaaaatTCACAAAAATGAAGTTACATACTTAAATTATGCTTAGGCACAGCATTTAAGTAGGCAATAAGAGCTACTtgtgcagcagagaaaaaaactcTAATATTGCTAActcattattttccattacCCAGTTGGATATACACTTAGGCAAATTCTGTGAGGAAATTAGATGCTCCTTGACTCaataaaggaaaacatctgGATTTTACCAATTATTCTGagccattttaaaagcaactaaTATTTGAAGAAGAATAACATATTGCCccccagaataaaaaaaactgaaagatgCATGTATTGGTTTGTTCAGTTAATTACAGGCAGAAGTCTTTAAGACattctgtttatatttaaaaaaacccaacaccaccACCTGCCATGAAATTTGGAGCTTCCCTATCCTTTGAGCTGAAGCAATGACTACTTAAAAACCCCCGAAGATTGTATAGATGAATGGTATACAATAGGTTGTGAAGGTTTTATGGACCTCCCTAATTCTCTCATATTATACTCAGGAGTCTCTCAGAACTTAAGAGGATTCAAAACTACAAATAAGGATTCTAAAAGGCATCAAACGGTTTCACCCTGGATAGAAACTGTTGCTAATCAGACTAttagaaatggcagaaaaatgtttcttcaacTAGTTGCTATCCCTAAATTATTTATAGTATTACTGGGTTTTCATTCTTAATTCTGCCAAAAGGGCACCAGAATTACAAAAGCCAAGACAGACACCCAAATGCCTGGCAAAATCCAATTCCACCCAGCTTTaagctattttttccaaaagtctttatttacataaatatttcaaagcattcAATTTAAAAGGCTTCCTTTAGTGTATTCAcaagtattaaataaataaaagctgtcaGATGCAGCGAACACAGCTATCAGATTTAACGTCAAGGCTGGCAAATAAAGAGTTGGTTCTCGGGTGAGGCTGTAATACTCCAACACCCAGGTCCACACTACAGCCACCTAAGCTGTTTATTTTGTGGCTGAAAATAATTGCATCACAGGGCTCAGCAGAAAAGTACTTCTTAAATCCAGTGGCTACCACATAAGAAAATCATGCTCAGAGGAGTCTCAGTTACGACCATGCTAACGAAGAGTGTCCTCAGCTATACAGATATTGATCTCTCTagataagatattttttttttggtaggacTTCCACTTGCAAAAAAACTTGGCAGGACCAAGCCTTGTTTTGGTTTATGGTTGCCCAAATGCTGCCTGCTAAACTGCTTGAGGAAAACATTCTAAAGGGGAAGAATACTCTCAGTCACGGTACACCATAATCTGAAATACACCAGAACCAAATGCACAATTACAAAAGCTTTTACTTTCTTCACTCTTTCCTTAACTGAAAAACAATAGCGTAGCTGTGCAGTGTTTTGAGCCTTGTATTGTGGGTTACTAGCGAAGAGGCAAGTGGAACTAAGGCAAAAGCAAAAGTCTTCAGGACACGA
Coding sequences:
- the NKTR gene encoding NK-tumor recognition protein isoform X1; protein product: MGVQDRPQCFFEIEINREPVGRIMFQLFSDICPKTCKNFLCLCSGEKGIGKTTGKKLCYKGTTFHRVVKNFMIQGGDFSEGNGKGGESIYGGYFKDENFILKHDRAFLLSMANRGKHTNGSQFFITTKPAPHLDGVHVVFGLVISGFEVIEQIENLKTDTASRPYADVRVIDCGVLVTKSAKDALEKKKKVCSDSEASDSSSSASSSSETSSGSEAENERSRRRKRKRRAKTKQSRKRRKEERRKEDPRCKRTSNQRRSLSDKSDITEKAVDVSTKRDKPVVRPEEIPPVPENRFLLRRDVPVVNVEPEPKVLDTTPVLTDQKPSVSKSGRKIKGRGTIRYHTPPRSRSCSESDDDESSETPPHWKEEMQRLRTYRPPSGEKWSKGDKLSDPCTSRWDERSASRRSRSWSHNGYSDLSTVRYSSHHKKHRKEKKKVKHKKKSKKQKHFKTHKQMKKKKTSASSDVESSHSFLRRRKSSCDHERKSRSSSLSSRRSSRRDWSKSDKEDQSSSTLSSRGTRSYYRSRSRSKSRSYSRRSSRSRSASKSSRSRSRSRSSSNPRHQKTVSNSPRNISVRLNENKLSKTAEPVRAVILPSDKVVVPPVVPENLPVIPLSDSPPPSRWKPGQKPWKPSYERIQEMKAKTTHLIPTQTNYNLVVVKEANTSSSYRKQQRSSDSDRSGYSKYRSDRSSDSWQRSRSRSSRSRSYSRSYTRSRSPSSSRTKSRSSGRSPSLSKYHSDRSGCSESTSYYSLSDDDRHRNKRKSISSDQKARSLKLRQETSSESTLPYKCTKDYDESSQGLKESDSLSSSDFSTDSERSAKMKVVQEKEGRFRLEGDTQKQDKNSLSSERGEEKFKCEQDSDHAKKKAAKEKSSEQPRGGAKTKRKSYSGSKWDSESNSERGEARHNRGDSRPSSSKEEGEATSGSDTELSVTKRIKKQSNSSEGFLDSDCTWKTSKQLSSSESESSRSSSTNIRGKSKKHKQGLKKSLKKSHSKKAKEKSKGKKEKKHKVQKRKEMFHWQPPLEFGEEDDDEINEKPLTSDDKKERQPTRDIKDKKQVYEKDEIVKDKMGNGEKACADENLLGKNTTCGASPDRSNLNKDSIEINASTSILNSGINVITCKNEIKQAEESNQNGLEDVIQTDDNMEICTPDRNSPGKVDVDVLSPVILSAKPQALSASRNKDLQVETPEQDTVKLGNNIIDFINIKEEKEAGRQENNSAPVSSAKDCSIKSEVTENTQSNMTDNKWKPLQGVGNLQPATISPAAEVKNVASASEPKPAGLRIEIKAKNKVRPGSLFDEVRKTARLNRRPRNQESSSEEESPSRDDNSPSRSLSRSRSKSESKSRHRTRSVSYSHSRSRSRSSTYSYRSRSYTRSRSRGWYSRDRSRSRSSSYHSYKSRSRTYSRSRSRSSSYGHHSRSSRSYTYDSYYSRSRSRSKRSDSYRRSRSYDRRSRSYGSDSESDRSYSNNRSPSESSRYS